Proteins from a single region of Aureibacter tunicatorum:
- a CDS encoding efflux RND transporter periplasmic adaptor subunit, with product MMVRKIVVACSGVLIIALSLVVMRLLANQKKRPERKTQMEQVFMSPLLEVNNSSMKTSLSAMGVVEAVNKVEIYAEVGGIMKMTSKNFLEGMSYRGGELMISIDSQEDEMNLKSMKSELLNLIVELLPDLKLDYINSYEQWSEYLKNYNIEGKTEELPSPLSEQEKYFISARGIQQKYYDIKSLEAKLFKYNIYAPFDGELIESNIKPGTLVRTGQKLGEYINSNQFDLVVSLSLEDAKSVKQGSEVDVVSNATGETWSGEVHRVNKSIDEMTQTVKAFVRINGNDLKEGMFLKAEIYTGKTNSGIEIPRKLLLEDNSVFVLENDMATKVKVNVIQQKDDKVIVSGIEDGSKVILKAQGLEVGKPVIGENSSISHS from the coding sequence ATGATGGTAAGAAAAATAGTGGTAGCCTGTTCAGGAGTTTTGATTATTGCGCTTTCGTTAGTTGTCATGAGATTGTTGGCAAATCAGAAAAAAAGGCCTGAGAGAAAAACTCAAATGGAGCAAGTGTTTATGTCTCCTTTGCTTGAAGTGAATAACTCATCCATGAAGACAAGCTTGTCTGCTATGGGTGTGGTTGAGGCTGTGAACAAAGTTGAGATTTATGCCGAGGTCGGTGGAATTATGAAAATGACATCCAAAAACTTTTTAGAGGGTATGTCTTATCGTGGCGGAGAATTGATGATTAGTATTGACAGTCAAGAGGATGAGATGAATTTGAAGTCGATGAAAAGCGAATTGCTTAACCTCATCGTTGAATTGTTGCCTGATTTAAAGTTGGATTATATTAACAGTTATGAGCAATGGAGTGAGTATTTGAAAAATTATAATATTGAAGGAAAGACTGAAGAGCTTCCTTCTCCTTTGTCAGAACAGGAAAAGTACTTTATATCTGCCCGTGGCATACAACAAAAGTACTATGATATCAAATCGTTAGAAGCCAAGCTTTTTAAATATAATATTTACGCTCCTTTTGACGGTGAGTTGATTGAGTCGAATATTAAGCCGGGGACTCTGGTTAGAACAGGTCAGAAATTGGGAGAATATATCAATTCAAATCAATTTGATTTAGTCGTTTCGTTGAGTTTGGAAGATGCGAAAAGTGTCAAACAAGGTTCGGAAGTGGATGTGGTTTCTAATGCTACAGGAGAAACTTGGTCCGGTGAAGTGCATAGAGTGAATAAATCGATAGATGAAATGACTCAGACCGTTAAAGCCTTTGTTCGGATAAATGGAAATGACTTGAAAGAGGGGATGTTTCTCAAAGCTGAAATATATACAGGAAAAACCAATTCGGGAATTGAAATACCAAGGAAGCTGTTGTTGGAAGATAATAGCGTTTTTGTATTGGAAAATGATATGGCAACTAAAGTCAAGGTAAATGTCATTCAGCAGAAAGATGATAAGGTGATTGTAAGCGGAATAGAAGATGGAAGCAAGGTGATTCTTAAAGCCCAAGGTTTGGAAGTTGGCAAGCCTGTGATTGGAGAGAATTCCTCAATATCCCACTCATAA
- a CDS encoding efflux RND transporter permease subunit, translating to MKKFVGYFIKYPIVSNLLIVSILVFGFLSMRMVRSTLIPRIDSNVILISINYPGASPEEVENGVVMKIENQIQGLSGIDKYTSISSENTASITIETKMEANIDVVLQEVKNAVDGVSSFPTGMEPPVVEKKLYAQKAINYAISGDVSLVELKKHAQRIEDGLRREANVTEIEIRGYPEEEIQVSLNEEAMRRYQFTFDEIAKAIEDNNLDLTGGTLKGADEELMIRTRQKGYYAEDLRNIVLRSNNEGAVVRLQDVANVTDRWEEDPDRFYVNGEPAIEIQVNFSEIEDIIVVADDTKAFFERFNDKDYPAKATELRDRSRDIVIMKRVLVESGIVGIILVLVILSLFLNPRLSFWVAFAIPICFMGMFIVAAMADITMNKMSLFGLIIVIGILVDDGVVICEAIYQEYEKGKSRFEATVDGVRKVFPSVFSGVLTTIVAFSTFFFLKGKFGEMFFELGIVVVATLAFSLLEGVTTLPAHVANSKALKVKREEKKVSIGERFLLKIRDRYFMPVLSKSLRYGWLTLIIPIAIVIITKGAVDGNIIKIGDASVEDYSEVVVELKMPSGTPESTTVDVLNYIEDMALKTVSQFDEDYQASESYMTFITQSISAADEGQVVVNLVSTDQREFSSEDFANIMMQHVGPLPEAERLEFVQESNFGKPISMYLVGQELVELKQAKDWLKSELLKLKGLKNVQDDDVTGMREVEITLKDQAHLMGLNLNDVVRQVRQGYFGEEAQKLTRGKDEVKIYVRYESAERRNVGQLENMMIRLDDGREIPLKEVANLGYTRSVISINHLNGNRQITLEADLANSEVSLAEVRAEIDNVILKEFGSRYPDISIEYGGRNEKMKDTYASMGDVVPIITFIILAIIIFTFRSLSQTFLIFVLIPLSMVGALWGHWVHDYGVDLPSMLGMVALIGVLINDSIVLIEAYNQNLRERAGMMMALMRAIKSRFRPIMLTTLTTCAGLLPMILSNDPDTQFVVPMGISLFYGLLTATVLTLLILPSMIVAVNSFKRFLKWAWEGKMVSKESVEHACKEAQVDLEAGKAI from the coding sequence ATGAAGAAATTTGTAGGTTATTTTATCAAGTACCCAATAGTCAGCAATTTGTTGATCGTGTCGATTTTGGTATTTGGTTTTTTGAGTATGAGAATGGTGAGGTCAACGCTTATTCCAAGAATTGATTCCAATGTGATTTTGATAAGTATCAACTACCCGGGAGCATCTCCGGAAGAAGTGGAAAATGGGGTAGTAATGAAGATTGAAAATCAAATTCAAGGTTTGAGCGGAATAGACAAATATACCTCCATTTCATCTGAAAATACGGCTTCTATTACTATAGAGACCAAGATGGAAGCTAATATAGATGTCGTTCTCCAAGAAGTGAAAAATGCTGTGGATGGAGTCAGTTCTTTTCCCACGGGAATGGAACCTCCGGTTGTGGAAAAGAAGTTGTACGCTCAGAAGGCTATAAATTATGCAATTAGCGGTGATGTAAGCTTGGTTGAGCTTAAGAAGCATGCGCAGAGAATTGAAGATGGACTCAGAAGAGAGGCGAATGTTACTGAGATAGAGATCAGAGGTTATCCTGAGGAAGAAATACAAGTGTCGCTCAATGAAGAGGCGATGAGAAGGTATCAATTTACATTTGATGAAATAGCTAAGGCTATTGAAGACAATAACTTGGACTTGACAGGAGGGACGCTCAAGGGGGCTGATGAGGAACTTATGATTCGAACGCGTCAAAAAGGGTATTATGCGGAAGATCTTAGAAACATAGTGCTAAGAAGCAATAATGAAGGCGCTGTGGTGAGATTGCAAGATGTTGCTAATGTGACGGATAGATGGGAAGAGGATCCGGATAGGTTTTATGTGAATGGAGAGCCTGCTATTGAAATTCAAGTGAATTTTTCTGAGATAGAAGATATTATTGTCGTTGCAGATGATACGAAAGCATTTTTCGAACGATTCAATGATAAAGATTACCCAGCAAAAGCAACAGAGCTTAGAGATAGATCTCGGGATATTGTTATTATGAAAAGAGTTCTTGTGGAAAGTGGTATTGTCGGAATTATTTTGGTTTTGGTGATTCTTTCATTATTTCTTAATCCTAGGCTTTCCTTTTGGGTTGCTTTCGCCATACCTATATGTTTCATGGGGATGTTTATTGTGGCAGCCATGGCTGATATCACGATGAATAAAATGTCTTTGTTTGGCTTGATAATCGTGATTGGGATTTTGGTCGACGACGGCGTAGTGATTTGCGAAGCTATATATCAAGAATACGAGAAAGGCAAGTCGAGATTTGAAGCTACGGTTGATGGTGTTCGTAAAGTGTTCCCATCAGTGTTTTCAGGCGTATTGACGACTATTGTGGCTTTTTCGACCTTCTTTTTCTTGAAAGGGAAATTCGGAGAAATGTTCTTTGAGCTGGGCATTGTAGTAGTTGCGACTTTGGCATTTTCTCTTTTGGAAGGTGTGACAACACTTCCTGCTCACGTGGCGAATTCAAAGGCATTGAAAGTTAAAAGAGAGGAAAAGAAGGTGAGTATTGGAGAACGATTTTTATTGAAAATAAGAGATCGATATTTCATGCCGGTTTTGAGTAAAAGTTTGAGGTACGGATGGTTGACATTGATTATTCCTATAGCTATTGTGATCATAACTAAAGGGGCGGTTGATGGAAATATTATAAAGATTGGCGATGCCTCGGTTGAAGATTATAGTGAAGTAGTCGTCGAATTAAAAATGCCTTCAGGAACTCCGGAATCTACTACCGTTGACGTTTTGAACTATATCGAGGATATGGCATTGAAAACGGTGAGTCAGTTTGACGAAGATTATCAAGCAAGTGAAAGCTATATGACATTTATCACTCAGTCGATAAGCGCGGCAGATGAAGGTCAGGTTGTTGTTAATCTTGTTTCTACTGATCAGAGGGAGTTTAGCTCGGAAGATTTTGCGAATATTATGATGCAACATGTCGGCCCTTTGCCGGAGGCGGAGAGACTAGAGTTTGTGCAAGAGTCAAATTTTGGCAAGCCGATTTCCATGTATTTGGTTGGGCAAGAGTTGGTAGAGCTTAAACAAGCCAAAGATTGGTTGAAGTCGGAGTTGTTGAAACTTAAGGGGCTTAAAAATGTGCAAGACGATGATGTCACTGGTATGAGGGAAGTTGAAATCACTCTTAAAGATCAAGCGCACTTGATGGGCTTGAATTTGAATGATGTTGTAAGGCAAGTGCGTCAGGGATACTTTGGAGAGGAAGCTCAAAAGCTCACAAGAGGAAAGGATGAGGTTAAAATTTATGTGAGGTATGAGTCTGCTGAGCGTAGAAATGTTGGGCAGCTTGAGAATATGATGATCAGGCTTGATGACGGCAGGGAGATTCCTTTGAAAGAAGTGGCGAACTTGGGATATACACGAAGCGTTATATCTATTAATCATTTGAATGGCAATAGGCAGATAACTTTGGAAGCTGATTTGGCCAATTCTGAAGTGAGTTTAGCGGAAGTCAGAGCGGAGATTGACAATGTCATATTAAAGGAGTTTGGTTCAAGATATCCGGATATTTCTATTGAATATGGAGGTAGAAATGAAAAGATGAAAGACACTTACGCGTCAATGGGTGATGTGGTACCGATTATTACATTTATAATATTAGCCATTATCATATTTACTTTTAGGTCATTGTCTCAAACCTTTTTAATCTTTGTGCTTATACCATTGAGTATGGTAGGAGCCTTATGGGGACATTGGGTGCACGACTACGGAGTGGATTTGCCTTCCATGTTGGGTATGGTCGCGTTGATTGGTGTTTTAATCAATGATTCAATCGTGTTGATTGAAGCATATAATCAGAATCTAAGAGAAAGAGCAGGGATGATGATGGCGTTGATGAGAGCTATTAAATCAAGATTTAGACCGATTATGTTGACAACTTTGACGACTTGCGCTGGATTGTTGCCTATGATTTTGTCTAATGATCCGGATACGCAATTTGTAGTGCCAATGGGTATATCCTTGTTTTATGGTTTGTTGACAGCGACTGTGCTTACTCTTTTGATTTTGCCTTCAATGATCGTAGCTGTAAATTCTTTCAAAAGATTCTTAAAGTGGGCATGGGAAGGAAAAATGGTTAGCAAAGAGTCTGTGGAACATGCCTGTAAAGAAGCGCAAGTGGATTTGGAAGCGGGAAAAGCTATTTAA
- a CDS encoding TolC family protein, with amino-acid sequence MRYCVLLLTLIVMNISYAQEKLTFEDAVKIALENNFDIKMIENDAEIIKNQATVGNAGLLPTVDVSAGASYTNGVNANVGREIELTNVNAGLGMTYTIFDGMGRFNTYKKLKQSSDVAELRERADIESVILQLSNEFYNLAVADENLKIAKEGLEISKERYLRAKTKFEFGKTRKVDVLQAEVDLNTDSLTMVDASNNLASAKRNMNVLLGRESNLNFNIAIDGVDFAKLELQVIKEDALERNASYLEAVSDMDVKELDLKITQASLFPKLSFSANYSLQQVEQDQFALNFDDPKGTVATGLTLSYNIFDGGKRNIERQNAKIALENSRLQKESFELMLIRDIENGYANYQNSLLKVSIQENSLNVAELNFQQVEERYNLGQMTATEFREAQLNLLQSKSNLYTSIYEAKLTEIELYRLRGTLLN; translated from the coding sequence ATGAGATATTGTGTGTTGTTGTTGACGCTTATTGTGATGAATATAAGCTATGCTCAGGAAAAGTTGACGTTTGAGGATGCTGTGAAAATAGCTCTGGAGAATAATTTTGATATAAAAATGATAGAAAATGATGCTGAGATCATTAAAAATCAAGCTACTGTTGGTAATGCAGGTTTATTGCCTACAGTTGATGTGTCAGCGGGAGCGAGCTATACTAATGGAGTCAACGCGAATGTTGGTAGGGAGATTGAATTGACCAATGTGAATGCCGGATTGGGGATGACTTATACTATATTTGATGGTATGGGAAGATTCAATACGTATAAAAAACTTAAGCAATCTTCAGATGTTGCTGAGCTTAGGGAGAGAGCGGATATCGAGTCCGTGATTCTTCAGCTTTCCAATGAGTTTTATAATCTTGCTGTGGCGGATGAAAATCTTAAAATCGCTAAGGAAGGTTTGGAGATTTCGAAGGAGAGGTATTTGAGAGCTAAAACCAAATTTGAATTTGGTAAGACTAGGAAAGTCGATGTGCTTCAAGCTGAAGTTGATCTTAATACTGATAGCCTTACTATGGTGGATGCATCCAATAATCTGGCTTCGGCAAAAAGAAATATGAATGTGTTATTGGGAAGAGAGTCGAATTTGAACTTTAATATAGCCATTGACGGTGTTGATTTTGCAAAGTTGGAGCTTCAGGTGATTAAGGAAGATGCTTTGGAAAGAAATGCTTCTTACTTGGAAGCGGTTTCTGATATGGATGTCAAAGAATTGGATTTGAAAATCACTCAAGCTTCACTGTTCCCTAAGTTGTCATTTAGCGCAAATTATAGCCTTCAACAGGTGGAGCAAGACCAGTTCGCATTAAATTTTGACGATCCTAAAGGAACGGTGGCCACGGGTTTGACTTTGTCGTATAATATATTTGATGGCGGCAAGCGAAATATTGAAAGACAAAATGCGAAAATCGCGTTGGAAAATAGCAGGTTGCAAAAGGAAAGTTTTGAATTGATGTTGATTAGAGATATTGAAAATGGCTATGCGAATTACCAGAATAGTTTGTTGAAAGTGAGTATCCAAGAAAACAGCTTGAATGTAGCGGAGTTGAATTTTCAGCAGGTTGAAGAAAGGTATAATTTGGGACAAATGACAGCAACTGAGTTTCGCGAGGCACAGTTGAATCTGTTGCAGTCGAAAAGCAATTTATACACCTCCATTTACGAAGCTAAACTCACAGAGATTGAACTTTATAGACTTAGAGGCACTTTATTGAATTAG
- a CDS encoding sensor histidine kinase yields the protein MALEQLKNLSNDNSKSGGTISFVRHVFQNRFLQHVAFWLWVYFFGLVVSTSLQEREVPFDLQLIRNMSNLILSIPLTYFNLYWLIPRYLDKKKYLMYALLAILSLLVTASLTYYIIIQTHESYFFNFFYRNIYVKGYAKGTLLLTYRYLSICLLTTLLHFIRRTIKIQEKALEYEEVQKEKYQVELSALKAQINPHFLFNALNSVYCLSLEESKRTPEIILKISNLISYVLYSCEDERVVIQKEVDFLSDYITIETIRVDESTSVSFDHTGDLKGHKIAPLLLLPIVENAFKHGSANEKGEAFVNINLHVDEDSFHLKVENSYEQQDTGENPNSGGIGLVNVRRRLELIYPEKHNLQIVSDGNIFKLELTIEL from the coding sequence ATGGCATTAGAGCAGTTAAAGAACTTGAGTAACGACAATTCGAAGAGCGGAGGGACTATAAGTTTTGTCAGGCATGTTTTTCAGAATAGGTTTTTGCAACATGTGGCATTTTGGCTTTGGGTGTATTTCTTTGGCTTAGTAGTTTCCACTAGTTTGCAGGAAAGAGAAGTTCCTTTTGATCTGCAATTGATAAGAAATATGTCAAACTTGATATTATCGATTCCTTTGACATATTTCAATCTTTATTGGTTGATCCCTCGCTATTTGGATAAGAAAAAATATTTGATGTATGCTCTCTTGGCAATATTGTCGTTGCTTGTGACAGCTTCTTTAACGTATTATATTATTATTCAGACGCATGAGAGCTACTTTTTTAATTTTTTCTATAGAAATATTTATGTTAAAGGCTATGCTAAAGGGACTCTGTTGTTAACCTACAGATATTTAAGCATATGCTTGCTTACGACTTTGCTCCATTTTATTCGAAGAACAATTAAAATTCAAGAAAAAGCGCTTGAATATGAGGAGGTGCAAAAGGAAAAGTATCAGGTTGAGCTGTCAGCTTTGAAAGCTCAAATAAACCCGCACTTTTTATTCAATGCGTTGAATAGTGTTTATTGCTTGAGCTTGGAGGAGTCTAAAAGAACACCAGAGATTATTCTTAAAATTTCTAACTTGATAAGTTACGTTTTATACTCTTGCGAGGATGAAAGAGTCGTGATTCAGAAAGAAGTAGACTTTTTGAGTGACTATATTACGATTGAGACGATAAGAGTTGACGAGTCCACAAGTGTTAGTTTCGATCATACTGGGGATTTGAAAGGTCATAAGATCGCACCTTTGTTGCTTTTGCCTATTGTTGAAAATGCCTTTAAGCATGGCAGTGCTAATGAAAAAGGAGAAGCTTTTGTAAATATAAATTTGCATGTGGATGAAGATAGCTTTCATCTGAAGGTGGAAAATTCTTATGAACAGCAAGATACTGGTGAAAACCCAAATAGTGGAGGCATTGGTTTGGTTAATGTGAGGCGTCGATTAGAATTAATTTATCCTGAAAAGCACAACTTGCAAATTGTTTCAGACGGGAATATATTTAAATTAGAGTTAACCATTGAGTTATGA
- a CDS encoding response regulator transcription factor produces the protein MNKMNCLIVDDEALARRVVKRFLEDVPFLNLVQECKSAVEAINALVENEVDLIFLDINMPKLNGLDFLRTITNPPMVIITTAYREYALESYEFDVVDYITKPFSFDRFIKAVNKAQSRYSASQQPAVIPSNVNIVEESASDAVQHRFFFVKTDKKLQKVDFDELKFVEGFGEYVKLHLDKEVIVTYMTMKNLESSLPDQEFIRIHKSFIISIGRIDNIEGHIVRIGDKLLPIGQGYRKNFMAIIKSHMK, from the coding sequence ATGAATAAAATGAATTGTTTGATTGTGGATGATGAAGCGCTTGCTCGAAGAGTTGTTAAGAGGTTTTTGGAAGATGTTCCTTTCTTGAATTTGGTGCAGGAGTGCAAGAGCGCTGTGGAGGCTATCAATGCTTTGGTTGAAAATGAGGTGGACTTGATATTTTTGGATATAAATATGCCGAAGTTGAATGGCTTGGATTTTTTGAGAACGATTACGAACCCTCCTATGGTTATTATAACAACGGCCTATCGAGAGTATGCTTTGGAAAGCTATGAGTTTGATGTGGTGGATTATATCACAAAACCATTTTCTTTTGATAGGTTTATAAAGGCTGTGAATAAAGCCCAATCAAGATATTCTGCAAGTCAACAACCTGCAGTTATTCCGTCAAATGTTAATATAGTTGAAGAAAGTGCTTCTGATGCAGTGCAGCATAGGTTTTTCTTTGTGAAGACAGATAAGAAATTGCAAAAAGTGGACTTTGACGAATTAAAATTTGTGGAAGGATTTGGCGAGTATGTGAAGTTGCATTTGGATAAAGAAGTAATCGTCACGTACATGACTATGAAAAATTTAGAGTCAAGCCTTCCCGATCAAGAGTTTATTAGAATTCACAAATCATTTATCATTTCAATAGGTAGAATTGACAATATTGAAGGACATATTGTGAGAATAGGTGATAAGTTGTTGCCAATAGGTCAAGGTTATCGAAAGAACTTTATGGCAATAATCAAATCGCACATGAAATGA